A portion of the Alphaproteobacteria bacterium genome contains these proteins:
- the mraZ gene encoding transcriptional regulator MraZ: MALFLSTQVNKIDKKGRISVPAGFRSALAGQSFQGVVLFRSLRFGAIEGCGMDRMEKLSQGLDNFVQFSSEQSDLSASIFADAQPLPFDPEGRIMLPELLIEHAKINDAAAFVGCGATFQIWNPDLFSKHQLEARNRVQKQELGIRIHSATKQEDKP; the protein is encoded by the coding sequence ATGGCATTGTTCTTGTCTACCCAGGTAAACAAGATTGACAAAAAGGGACGGATCTCCGTCCCCGCCGGTTTCCGCTCGGCTTTGGCCGGACAATCTTTTCAAGGTGTGGTGTTGTTCCGTTCCTTGCGCTTTGGCGCTATCGAAGGCTGTGGCATGGACCGCATGGAAAAATTAAGCCAGGGCCTCGATAATTTCGTTCAATTTTCTTCCGAACAGAGCGACTTGTCCGCGTCGATTTTCGCCGACGCGCAGCCGTTGCCCTTCGACCCCGAAGGCCGGATCATGTTGCCTGAGTTATTGATCGAACACGCCAAGATCAACGATGCCGCCGCCTTTGTGGGTTGCGGCGCTACGTTTCAAATTTGGAATCCTGACCTCTTCAGTAAACACCAACTAGAAGCGCGGAACCGCGTGCAGAAGCAGGAATTGGGAATCCGGATCCATTCGGCAACCAAACAGGAGGATAAGCCATGA
- a CDS encoding N-acetylmuramoyl-L-alanine amidase, whose protein sequence is MIISADFSSPNFEDRRNKKKPYILLLHYTGMKSADLAMTRLCEPASKVSSHYVIGEGGKIFQLVDESKRAFHAGISYWRGEEDINSVSIGIEIVNPGHEFGYREFPQSQMDAVADLCADIIKRHKIKPEFVLGHSDVAVKRKIDPGELFDWPFLAGKGIGLYPSAQHGAQNRMVADVQKMLAAFGYKIEITGKNDEQTQDVVTAFQRHYAPKQLGSGLNPITVGALVDICGQCKINSSPFGGGANA, encoded by the coding sequence ATGATCATATCCGCCGATTTTTCTTCGCCCAATTTCGAAGACCGCCGCAACAAGAAAAAGCCGTATATTTTATTGCTGCATTACACCGGCATGAAAAGCGCGGATTTGGCGATGACGCGTTTGTGCGAACCGGCATCGAAAGTCAGCTCGCATTATGTGATCGGCGAAGGCGGCAAGATTTTTCAACTGGTCGACGAATCCAAACGCGCTTTTCACGCCGGTATTTCTTATTGGCGCGGGGAAGAAGATATTAATTCGGTTTCAATCGGTATCGAGATCGTCAATCCCGGCCATGAATTCGGATACCGCGAATTCCCGCAAAGTCAGATGGACGCCGTTGCCGATTTATGCGCCGATATTATAAAGCGCCACAAAATTAAACCGGAATTCGTGCTGGGCCATTCGGATGTTGCGGTAAAACGCAAAATCGATCCGGGCGAATTATTCGATTGGCCGTTTTTGGCCGGCAAGGGAATCGGGCTTTACCCATCCGCGCAGCATGGCGCGCAGAACCGCATGGTCGCAGACGTACAAAAAATGCTGGCCGCGTTTGGATATAAAATTGAAATCACTGGCAAGAATGACGAACAAACACAGGATGTGGTCACCGCCTTCCAACGCCATTACGCGCCGAAACAATTGGGGTCGGGATTGAACCCAATCACCGTCGGCGCGTTGGTGGATATTTGTGGACAATGTAAGATAAATTCCTCCCCCTTTGGGGGAGGCGCAAATGCATAG
- a CDS encoding penicillin-binding protein 2 yields the protein MLTPNGSSGRNSARFGKADYASLNRPFDSSISHKVERAQNKRIYTAQIRLIYASAVFAAAFLAIALRLVDLTIFQESSEIDLRTSVSAPITYGRSNITDRNGQILATSLSTASLYTNPKEILDVDETATKLAQVLPDLNRQALKAKLSEPKSFIWIKRNLTPEQHYKVHMLGLPGLNFQREERRVYPLGSMYSHVVGLTDLDSKGVSGIEKTFDGNLRKGGDDLQLSLDTRVQSILHEELRRTVREFNARGAAGLVLDANTGEVIAMVSLPDFDPHEFSKSSQDARFNRITLGVYEMGSTFKIFNTAMALDSGKVKISDSFDATHPIKIGRFEISDFHPENRWLNVAEVFEHSSNIGSAKMALTAGINEQKSFLQRLGLFNPATIELPEIGKPMLPRQWTEVTAMTVSYGYGISVTPLQLARAVAGVVNGGVLPELTLLKRPANAPLPGVRVMSETTSKQMRELLRLVVMKGTGQKADVGGYYVGGKTGTAEKSGAGGYAEKKLLSSFIGTFPTVDPKYVILAMIDEPVANKASFGFATGGWVAAPAVNRVIARMAPLLGYPPLDRKEDFMAKDRLVNNSPQNNANSLRKEAVYETQ from the coding sequence ATGCTAACGCCAAATGGTTCTTCCGGCCGTAATTCCGCCCGCTTTGGCAAAGCGGATTATGCATCGCTGAACCGTCCGTTTGATTCATCAATATCCCACAAAGTAGAACGCGCCCAAAATAAACGCATATATACCGCGCAGATCCGGTTGATCTATGCATCCGCCGTTTTCGCCGCCGCGTTTCTGGCGATTGCCTTGCGCCTGGTGGATTTGACCATTTTCCAAGAAAGCAGCGAGATTGACCTGCGCACGTCCGTTTCCGCCCCTATTACTTATGGCCGGTCGAACATCACCGACCGCAACGGACAAATTCTGGCGACCAGCCTTTCGACCGCTTCGCTTTATACCAATCCCAAAGAAATTTTGGATGTCGATGAAACCGCCACCAAACTGGCGCAAGTTTTGCCGGATCTAAACCGTCAGGCGTTAAAAGCCAAACTAAGCGAACCGAAATCTTTCATCTGGATCAAACGCAACCTGACGCCGGAACAACATTACAAAGTGCATATGCTGGGCCTGCCAGGCCTTAATTTTCAACGTGAAGAACGCCGCGTCTATCCGCTTGGGTCTATGTATAGCCATGTGGTGGGTCTGACGGACCTGGACAGCAAGGGCGTATCCGGCATTGAAAAAACATTCGATGGAAATTTGCGCAAGGGCGGCGATGATCTGCAATTGTCGCTGGATACGCGCGTGCAAAGCATTCTGCACGAAGAATTGCGCCGTACCGTGCGGGAATTTAACGCGCGCGGCGCGGCTGGCCTGGTACTGGACGCCAATACCGGCGAGGTGATCGCCATGGTGTCTCTGCCCGATTTCGACCCTCATGAATTCAGCAAATCGTCCCAAGATGCGCGTTTCAATCGCATCACGCTGGGCGTTTATGAAATGGGATCGACCTTTAAAATTTTCAACACCGCCATGGCGCTGGATTCCGGCAAAGTGAAAATTTCCGATTCATTCGATGCGACCCATCCCATCAAAATCGGCCGGTTCGAAATTTCCGATTTTCATCCCGAAAATCGCTGGCTGAATGTCGCCGAAGTATTTGAACATTCGTCCAACATCGGTTCTGCCAAAATGGCATTGACCGCCGGCATCAACGAACAAAAATCATTCTTGCAACGTCTTGGCCTGTTTAACCCCGCCACCATCGAATTGCCGGAAATTGGCAAGCCCATGCTGCCGCGCCAATGGACCGAAGTCACCGCAATGACCGTTTCCTATGGCTATGGAATTTCGGTGACGCCATTGCAATTGGCGCGCGCGGTCGCGGGCGTCGTCAATGGCGGCGTATTGCCGGAATTGACCTTGTTAAAACGCCCGGCCAATGCGCCATTGCCCGGCGTGCGGGTAATGTCGGAAACGACGTCCAAACAAATGCGCGAATTACTGCGTTTGGTTGTGATGAAAGGCACCGGACAAAAAGCCGATGTCGGCGGATATTATGTCGGCGGCAAAACCGGCACCGCGGAAAAAAGCGGCGCCGGCGGCTATGCCGAGAAAAAATTATTGTCGTCTTTCATCGGCACATTCCCGACCGTCGATCCGAAATACGTCATTCTGGCCATGATCGACGAACCGGTTGCCAACAAAGCGTCGTTCGGATTTGCTACCGGCGGCTGGGTTGCCGCGCCTGCGGTAAACCGCGTAATTGCGCGCATGGCGCCGTTGCTGGGTTATCCGCCATTAGACCGCAAGGAAGATTTCATGGCCAAAGACCGTCTGGTCAACAATTCGCCGCAAAATAATGCGAATTCTTTGCGTAAAGAGGCCGTTTATGAAACTCAGTGA
- the rsmH gene encoding 16S rRNA (cytosine(1402)-N(4))-methyltransferase RsmH, producing the protein MKLVHSPHSHVPVMLSEVLDYMQIRDGGIYVDATFGHGGYTRAILDTADCMVYALDRDPEAEERASDMMAEYDGRLRFIRGNFGDLELLLNRIGVEHVDGVCFDLGVASSQLDDSGRGFSFRHDGPLNMRMDGGRPNAADIIAAMDAEQLADIIENYGEEKMAARVARAIVDARKITPITTTSQLADVVRRVVPRSRDGLDPATRTFQALRIYVNDEMGELERGLIQAEKLLSVGGRLVTVAYHSLEDRMVKEFLKTRAGNTPNSSRHMPAVTPLHKPSFNLITRKSVAPSNEETITNPRASSAKLRAAERTSATVWPNFVGVKRNMLNS; encoded by the coding sequence ATGAAATTAGTCCACTCCCCCCACTCTCACGTTCCAGTCATGTTGTCCGAAGTTTTGGATTACATGCAAATTCGCGATGGCGGCATTTATGTCGATGCGACATTCGGCCATGGCGGTTACACCCGCGCGATTCTGGATACCGCCGATTGCATGGTGTACGCGCTCGATCGCGACCCAGAAGCCGAGGAACGCGCCAGCGATATGATGGCCGAATATGACGGCCGCCTGCGGTTTATCCGCGGCAATTTCGGCGATCTCGAATTATTGTTGAACCGCATTGGCGTCGAACATGTCGATGGGGTTTGTTTTGATTTGGGCGTCGCCTCGTCCCAACTGGATGATAGCGGCCGCGGATTTTCGTTCCGTCATGACGGCCCATTAAATATGCGCATGGATGGCGGACGGCCAAATGCGGCGGACATTATTGCAGCGATGGATGCCGAACAGCTGGCCGACATTATCGAAAATTACGGCGAAGAAAAAATGGCCGCCCGCGTCGCGCGCGCCATTGTCGACGCCCGTAAGATTACGCCAATCACCACCACTTCCCAACTTGCCGATGTCGTGCGCCGCGTGGTTCCACGCAGCCGCGATGGTCTGGACCCCGCGACCCGTACCTTCCAAGCCCTGCGCATTTATGTGAATGATGAAATGGGCGAATTGGAACGCGGCCTGATCCAAGCGGAAAAATTATTATCGGTCGGTGGACGGTTGGTGACGGTTGCTTACCATTCGCTCGAAGACCGGATGGTCAAAGAATTTTTAAAAACACGGGCTGGCAACACGCCGAACTCTTCGCGCCATATGCCAGCGGTTACCCCTCTTCATAAGCCCTCCTTCAACTTGATTACGCGGAAATCGGTCGCGCCTTCTAACGAAGAAACGATCACCAATCCGCGTGCATCATCGGCCAAATTACGGGCGGCGGAACGCACTTCCGCCACCGTATGGCCGAATTTTGTTGGGGTCAAACGTAACATGCTGAACTCGTAA